Proteins from a single region of Sebastes umbrosus isolate fSebUmb1 chromosome 8, fSebUmb1.pri, whole genome shotgun sequence:
- the ankrd13a gene encoding ankyrin repeat domain-containing protein 13A, with product MSTANVSEDIREKFPLHSAVWENDYRTLEQHITLPQNDIEAVDPRGRTPLHLAVSLGHLESVRVLLRHGAEVTKENSMNWTVLQEAVSTGDPEMVQLVLQRRDYLKASTALGGVPELLAKIRESPDFYMEMKWEFTSWIPLLSRVCPSDVCRIWKSGASLRVDATLLGFENMTWIRGRRSYIFRGDDSCAELMEVNHDDEVVDTERFNISQEIEDVTLESMQPAEQEVAKRLTTPIVNTYLDTKDIAFERNKSGIWGWRADRTELVNGFDAKVFSVNNVNVVIRTRTEHLTDEEKVRIKSERNILESLLGTVEQHISAQGDLTLEYATATNPTAITPEEYFDPDFDLGNRDIGRPIELSIRTQKFKGTLYMSEEHPLSLVEQVTPIIDLMARTSSHFARLRDFVTLKFPPGFPVKIEIPLFHVLNARITFGNVNKCSTEEEAIPTPAATPTSSGEEEEAAALPLFQVCPSVFEVPVSYHRRGGSRLAPMSNNDEELLQYAIHQSLLESRTAPGQEEVDDADGEFTDVMPSSQSDRSIPEGVLVEFGDSPSTVSSPSASSTDSELRLAMELSARAQEEEDKMRKQEEEELEMILQLSLTEK from the exons ATGTCCACGGCTAATGTTAGCGAAGACATCCGAGAGAAGTTCCCTCTGCACTCCGCCGTGTGGGAGAACGACTACCGGACTCTGGAGCAACACATCACCTTACCACAG aatgaCATCGAGGCGGTGGATCCCAGAGGTCGGACACCTCTGCACCTGGCTGTGTCGCTCGGGCACCTGGAGTCAGTGAGAGTCCTTCTGAGACACGGTGCTGAAGTGACTAAAGAAAACAGCATGAATTGGACGG tGCTGCAGGAGGCGGTCAGCACCGGAGATCCAGAGATGGTTCAGTTAGTGCTTCAACGCAGAGACTACCTCAAAGCCTCCACTGCTCTGGGAGGAGTGCCTGAGCTGCTGGCAAAGATCCGAGAG TCTCCAGACTTCTATATGGAAATGAAGTGGGAATTCACCAGTTGGA TCCCTCTTCTGTCCCGGGTTTGTCCAAGTGATGTTTGTCGCATTTGGAAAAGCGGCGCCAGCCTTCGAGTGGATGCCACTCTTCTAGGCTTTGAAAACATGACTTGGATCAGAGGGCGCAGGAGCTACATCTTCAGAGGAGATG ATTCATGTGCAGAGTTGATGGAGGTGAACCATGACGATGAAGTCGTGGACACCGAACGCTTCAACATATCACAAGAAATCGAGGATGTCACGCTAGAGTCAATGCAGCCAGCTGAACAGGAAGTTGCCAAAAGGTTGACAACTCCTATTGTCAACACCTACTTGGATACCAAGGACATTGCTTTTGAGAG GAACAAGTCCGGGATTTGGGGTTGGAGAGCTGACAGAACTGAATTGGTCAATGGATTTGATGCGAAG GTTTTCAGTGTGAACAACGTAAATGTGGTAATCAGGACGAGGACAGAGCATCTCACAGACGAGGAGAAAGTCAGGATAAAAA gtGAAAGGAACATCTTGGAGTCTCTGCTTGGGACTGTGGAGCAGCACATAAGTGCACAAGGG GATCTGACTCTTGAGTATGCAACTGCCACCAATCCCACCGCCATCACTCCAGAGGAATACTTTGATCCCGACTTTGACCTGGGGAACAGAGACATCGGCCGACCCATTGAACTGAGCATTCGAACACAGAA GTTCAAAGGTACGCTGTACATGAGCGAGGAACATCCTCTGTCCCTGGTGGAGCAGGTGACCCCCATCATCGACCTCATGGCTCGGACCAGTTCCCATTTTGCACGTCTACGAGACTTCGTAACCCTGAAGTTTCCTCCTGGATTTCCTGTTAAAATAG AGATTCCCCTGTTTCATGTGCTGAATGCCAGGATTACATTTGGTAATGTCAATAAATGCAGTACCGAAGAGGAGGCGATCCCAACACCAGCAGCCACGCCAACATCCtcaggagaagaggaagaagctgCAG CACTGCCTCTGTTTCAGGTGTGTCCTTCAGTGTTCGAGGTGCCCGTCAGTTACCACCGCCGAGGAGGCAGCCGACTCGCACCCATGTCCAACAACGACGAGGAGCTTCTACAGTACGCCATCCATCAGAGTCTCCTGGAGTCTCGCACTGCGCCGGGCCAG GAGGAGGTGGATGACGCAGATGGGGAATTCACTGATGTAATGCCCAGTAGCCAGAGtgacag GAGTATCCCAGAGGGGGTGCTAGTGGAATTCGGAGACAGCCCCAGCACTGTCAGCTCCCCTTCTGCCTCCAGCACCGACTCAGAGCTCCGCCTAGCCATGGAGCTCTCTGCACGGGCCCAAGAGGAAGAGGACAAGATGAggaagcaggaggaagaggagttggAGATGATCTTGCAGCTATCACTCACTGAGAAGTAA